A region of Mammaliicoccus sp. Dog046 DNA encodes the following proteins:
- the lysS gene encoding lysine--tRNA ligase: MSEEMNDQMLVRREKLQELRDLGIDPFGEKFVRSGDSKSLHADWDQFSKEELHEKEEESAVAIAGRLMTKRGKGKAGFAHVKDITGQIQIYVRKDQVGDEQFEIWKHADLGDIVGVKGVMFKTNTGELSVKAQSFTVLTKSLRPLPDKYHGLQDIEQRYRQRYLDLITSEESTKTFITRSQIIQEMRTYLNTKGFLEVETPMMHQIAGGAAARPFVTHHNALDATLYMRIAIELHLKRLIVGGLEKVYEIGRVFRNEGVSTRHNPEFTMIELYEAYADYNDIMDLTESMVAAIAEKVLGNTTVQYGEESIDLAPQWKRWHMVDAVKEFTGVDFYEVKTDEEAHALAKEHNIEVEGRMTYGHILNEFFEQKVEENLIQPTFIYGHPIEISPLAKKNPEDPRFTDRFELFIVGREHANAFTELNDPIDQRERFEAQMKEKDQGNDEAHEMDDDFIEALEYGMPPTGGLGIGIDRLVMLLTNSASIRDVLLFPYMRQK, encoded by the coding sequence ATGTCAGAAGAAATGAATGACCAGATGTTGGTCCGTAGAGAAAAATTACAAGAGTTAAGAGATTTAGGAATTGATCCGTTTGGTGAGAAATTTGTAAGAAGCGGTGATTCTAAATCATTACATGCAGATTGGGACCAATTTAGTAAAGAAGAACTACATGAGAAAGAAGAAGAATCAGCTGTAGCTATCGCTGGTCGTTTAATGACTAAAAGAGGTAAAGGTAAAGCAGGATTTGCTCATGTTAAAGATATTACAGGACAAATTCAAATCTATGTTAGAAAAGATCAAGTTGGTGACGAACAATTTGAAATTTGGAAACATGCAGATTTAGGAGATATTGTTGGTGTTAAGGGTGTAATGTTTAAAACAAATACAGGTGAATTATCTGTTAAAGCACAATCATTTACTGTTTTAACTAAATCTTTACGTCCATTACCTGATAAATACCACGGCCTTCAAGATATTGAACAACGTTACCGTCAACGTTACTTAGATTTAATTACAAGTGAAGAATCTACTAAAACATTCATTACACGTAGCCAAATCATTCAAGAAATGCGAACTTACCTTAATACAAAAGGTTTCTTAGAAGTAGAAACACCAATGATGCACCAAATTGCTGGTGGAGCTGCTGCTCGTCCATTCGTTACACACCATAATGCATTAGATGCAACTTTATATATGAGAATCGCAATCGAATTACATTTAAAACGATTAATCGTTGGTGGATTGGAAAAAGTATATGAAATAGGAAGAGTATTCCGTAATGAAGGTGTATCAACAAGACATAATCCAGAATTCACTATGATTGAATTATACGAAGCATATGCAGACTATAATGATATTATGGACTTAACTGAATCAATGGTAGCTGCAATTGCTGAAAAAGTTCTTGGCAATACAACTGTTCAATATGGTGAAGAGTCTATAGATTTAGCACCTCAATGGAAGAGATGGCACATGGTTGATGCTGTAAAAGAATTTACAGGCGTTGATTTCTATGAAGTTAAAACTGATGAAGAAGCACATGCTTTAGCTAAAGAACATAATATTGAAGTAGAAGGTCGTATGACTTACGGACATATCCTTAATGAATTCTTCGAACAAAAAGTAGAAGAAAACTTAATACAACCTACTTTTATTTATGGACATCCAATTGAAATTTCACCATTAGCTAAGAAAAATCCAGAAGATCCAAGATTTACGGATCGTTTTGAATTATTTATTGTTGGTAGAGAGCATGCAAATGCATTTACTGAGTTAAATGATCCTATTGATCAACGTGAAAGATTTGAAGCGCAAATGAAAGAGAAAGACCAAGGTAACGATGAAGCACATGAAATGGATGATGACTTCATTGAAGCTTTAGAATATGGTATGCCTCCAACAGGTGGTTTAGGTATCGGTATTGACCGTCTAGTAATGTTACTTACAAACTCTGCTTCTATTAGAGACGTACTATTATTCCCTTATATGAGACAAAAATAA
- the folK gene encoding 2-amino-4-hydroxy-6-hydroxymethyldihydropteridine diphosphokinase has protein sequence MHIAYLGLGSNMGDRQLLLEEAIQSLNAVNGIEVTKISPIYETKPVGYTEQPDFLNMCIEISTELESSELLNVCMTVEQQLHRVRVERWGPRTIDIDILLYDQSVIQSPDLEVPHPRMTERAFVMIPLNDIASNVVEPISKKYIWELLPNDEQVVKYNSERN, from the coding sequence ATGCATATCGCATATTTAGGTTTAGGAAGTAATATGGGAGATAGGCAACTTCTATTAGAAGAAGCAATCCAATCGCTGAATGCAGTGAACGGTATTGAAGTAACAAAGATTTCTCCGATATATGAAACAAAGCCAGTAGGATATACAGAGCAACCTGATTTCTTAAACATGTGTATTGAAATCTCAACAGAATTAGAATCATCAGAGTTATTAAATGTTTGTATGACGGTTGAACAACAACTTCATCGTGTTAGAGTTGAAAGATGGGGTCCGCGTACAATTGATATAGATATTTTGCTATATGATCAATCTGTGATTCAATCACCAGATCTAGAAGTCCCACATCCGAGAATGACAGAAAGAGCGTTTGTGATGATACCACTAAACGATATCGCCTCAAATGTGGTTGAGCCAATATCTAAGAAATATATATGGGAGCTATTGCCAAACGACGAACAAGTAGTAAAGTATAATAGTGAAAGAAATTAA
- the folB gene encoding dihydroneopterin aldolase, with protein MMDKIILEGMSFYGYHGAFKAENELGQIFLVDLELFLDLQEAGESDDLEKTVHYGEVFELVKGILEGEPVQLIEHLAERIAKQIFSHYNRVLETKVKITKNNPPIPGHYKGVSIEIARKR; from the coding sequence ATCATGGATAAAATTATTCTGGAAGGTATGTCTTTTTACGGTTATCATGGTGCGTTTAAAGCTGAAAATGAATTAGGACAAATATTTTTAGTGGATTTAGAACTGTTTTTAGATTTACAAGAAGCTGGGGAATCCGATGATCTTGAAAAGACAGTTCATTATGGTGAAGTCTTTGAATTGGTAAAGGGAATTCTGGAAGGTGAACCCGTACAATTAATCGAACATCTTGCTGAACGTATTGCAAAACAAATCTTTTCGCACTATAATCGAGTATTGGAAACCAAAGTTAAAATTACTAAGAATAATCCCCCAATACCTGGGCACTATAAAGGTGTGAGTATTGAGATTGCGAGGAAGAGATAA